The Leadbettera azotonutricia ZAS-9 genome has a window encoding:
- a CDS encoding tetratricopeptide repeat protein has translation MAEAEGKGGPPPRKAGQGGAIKEGVRLYRLKRWDLALQELLLVNAEKFSPEENTELAYYLGLCYTKLERFDDALLYLEQVVTSGQDPLRVYQCRMTLAYIYVLTKRSKMAEFELHRLANNGFESAQLYATLAFAAWTQKHYKQAVDYYEKALDLDENNTTALNGLGYVLVDSDIDPLRGLRCCKKAVDLKPQSAAYLDSLGWAYFKNGELIEARTWLRRAIEAAPQQKEIKDHLRVVTGEV, from the coding sequence ATGGCAGAGGCCGAAGGGAAAGGCGGGCCCCCGCCGAGAAAGGCAGGGCAGGGCGGAGCTATAAAAGAGGGGGTACGGCTTTACCGCCTCAAACGCTGGGATCTGGCCCTTCAGGAACTGCTTCTTGTAAACGCTGAAAAATTCAGCCCCGAAGAAAACACCGAGCTGGCCTATTATCTGGGCCTCTGCTACACCAAGCTTGAACGCTTCGACGATGCCCTGCTATACCTCGAGCAAGTGGTAACTTCCGGCCAGGATCCCTTAAGGGTCTATCAGTGCCGCATGACCCTGGCCTATATCTATGTGCTCACCAAAAGATCAAAAATGGCGGAGTTTGAACTTCACCGGCTTGCCAATAACGGCTTCGAGTCGGCCCAGCTGTACGCTACCCTGGCCTTTGCGGCATGGACCCAGAAGCACTACAAGCAGGCTGTTGACTATTATGAAAAAGCCCTGGACCTCGACGAGAACAACACTACTGCGCTTAATGGCCTTGGCTATGTCCTGGTCGATTCTGACATAGATCCCCTGCGGGGCTTGCGCTGCTGCAAAAAAGCAGTGGACCTGAAACCCCAGAGCGCCGCTTATCTCGATTCCCTTGGCTGGGCCTATTTCAAAAACGGCGAACTCATTGAAGCCCGCACCTGGCTTCGCCGTGCTATTGAGGCTGCCCCCCAGCAAAAGGAGATTAAGGATCACTTACGGGTGGTTACTGGGGAAGTATGA
- the surE gene encoding 5'/3'-nucleotidase SurE, whose translation MQAKMNILLTNDDGISANGLLKLAEVLRSRGEHNVFVLAPDSNRSGVSHGFTLLRNPLKLAEIDRDTYSCPGKPVDCAMLPILGGRPCKPDVVISGINHGANLGTDIIYSGTAAAARQAALLGVPGIALSLDGRKDFYWDMAANYAADHLDEFIALWKEDVFINVNIPNNPKGPSGQVQTWPAVKDYHDRIEFMKDPHGKDWVFFLSGKETVAPEAGSDYDAISKNLVSISPVCVYPVVRRDLCPGVPDYASAGKRNFQRSSQWKA comes from the coding sequence ATGCAGGCTAAGATGAACATACTGCTGACCAATGACGATGGCATTAGCGCCAATGGCCTCCTGAAATTGGCAGAGGTACTCCGTTCCAGGGGAGAGCACAATGTTTTTGTCCTTGCCCCTGATTCGAACCGTTCAGGGGTTTCCCACGGCTTTACCCTGCTAAGAAATCCCTTAAAGCTTGCCGAAATTGATAGAGATACTTATTCCTGTCCGGGGAAACCTGTTGACTGCGCCATGCTCCCCATACTGGGAGGCAGGCCCTGCAAGCCTGATGTAGTGATTTCGGGCATCAACCATGGGGCAAACCTGGGAACGGACATCATTTATTCGGGTACTGCTGCTGCCGCGAGACAGGCTGCGTTATTGGGAGTGCCGGGCATAGCCCTTTCCCTCGATGGGAGAAAGGATTTTTATTGGGATATGGCAGCAAATTATGCGGCGGATCATCTGGATGAATTTATCGCCCTCTGGAAGGAAGATGTGTTTATCAATGTGAATATTCCCAACAATCCCAAGGGGCCTTCGGGCCAGGTCCAAACATGGCCTGCGGTCAAGGACTACCATGACCGAATTGAGTTCATGAAGGACCCCCATGGGAAGGATTGGGTTTTTTTTCTGTCAGGAAAAGAGACTGTGGCGCCCGAGGCTGGCTCTGATTATGATGCGATTTCCAAAAACCTTGTTTCCATAAGCCCTGTCTGTGTGTATCCTGTGGTGCGCAGGGATCTGTGCCCCGGCGTCCCCGATTATGCCTCGGCAGGGAAGCGGAACTTCCAGCGAAGCTCCCAGTGGAAGGCTTAG